From Ipomoea triloba cultivar NCNSP0323 chromosome 5, ASM357664v1, the proteins below share one genomic window:
- the LOC116018787 gene encoding probable ATP synthase 24 kDa subunit, mitochondrial: protein MAFASRFLSRSTRQLYSSQMIMRPDSAIPIRSFAKGAGAPAALKGDEMLKNVFLEVKKKFETAVGILRKEKITIDPEDPAAVTQYAKVMKTVREKANLQSESEKIKEAIDTQTNEIPDARTYLLTLKEIRIKSGLPDEHGVEEKMMNALDKVEKELKKPLLRNDKKGIALLTAEFDKINQKFGIRREDLPKYEEELEMKVAKAQLEELKKDALEAMETQKKREEFNDEEMPDVKSLDIRNFL, encoded by the exons ATGGCTTTCGCTTCTCGATTCCTTTCCAGATCTACCCGTCAG TTATATAGTAGCCAGATGATCATGCGACCAGATAGTGCCATTCCAATTCGTTCCTTTGCCAAAGGAGCTGGTGCTCCAGCAGCACTTAAGGGTGATG AAATGTTGAAGAATGTCTTTCTTGAGGTCAAGAAGAAATTTGAGACTGCAGTTGGGATCCTCCGtaaggagaagatcaccataGACCCTGAAGACCCTGCTGCTGTGACTCAATATGCAAAAGTCATGAAGACTGTAAGGGAAAA GGCAAATCTCCAATCAGAGTCTGAAAAGATCAAGGAAGCTATTGATACACAAACAAATGAGATTCCAGATGCTCGAACTTATCTGTTGACACTGAAGGAGATTCGGATTAA GAGTGGCCTTCCTGATGAGCATGGCGTTGAGGAAAAGATGATGAATGCTTTGGATAAGGTAGAGAAAGAACTCAAGAAGCCACTACTGAGGAATGACAAAAAGGGAATCGCACTCCTCACAGCAGAGTTTGATAAGATCAACCAGAA ATTTGGCATCCGCCGAGAAGACCTGCCCAAGTATGAAGAAGAATTGGAAATGAAGGTTGCTAAAGCTCAATTAGAAGAATTGAAAAAGGATGCCCTTGAGGCAATGGAAACTCAGAAGAAGAG GGAGGAGTTCAATGATGAGGAAATGCCCGATGTGAAGTCTTTGGACATTAGAAACTTTCTCTAA